Proteins from a single region of Butyrivibrio fibrisolvens:
- the folE gene encoding GTP cyclohydrolase I FolE — protein MDDNKIKEGVRLILEGIGEDINREGLLETPDRIARMYHELAAGYSEDPAEHLAKRFHVETSDMVVEKDIPLYSFCEHHMLPFYGTATVAYIPDGEVVGLSKIARTVDCFAKRFQVQERLTAQIADAFVKELHPKGVMVLVEAEHMCMTMRGIRKPGTKTVTVVTRGDFENNKDLQDTFYRMIGR, from the coding sequence TTGGACGATAATAAGATTAAAGAAGGCGTACGACTTATACTCGAGGGTATAGGTGAAGATATAAACAGAGAGGGACTTTTAGAAACTCCCGACAGAATCGCAAGAATGTATCATGAGCTGGCAGCAGGCTATTCAGAAGACCCTGCCGAGCACCTTGCCAAGCGCTTCCATGTGGAGACCTCAGATATGGTAGTAGAGAAGGATATTCCTCTTTACTCATTCTGCGAGCATCACATGCTTCCGTTTTATGGAACAGCGACAGTTGCTTACATTCCTGATGGAGAGGTTGTTGGTCTTAGTAAGATTGCCCGCACAGTAGACTGCTTTGCAAAGCGTTTTCAGGTTCAGGAAAGACTTACCGCCCAGATAGCAGATGCTTTTGTCAAAGAGCTTCATCCAAAGGGAGTCATGGTCCTTGTAGAAGCAGAGCACATGTGCATGACCATGCGTGGAATTCGTAAGCCTGGAACTAAGACAGTCACTGTTGTGACAAGAGGAGATTTTGAAAATAATAAAGATCTCCAGGATACTTTTTATCGCATGATAGGTAGATAA
- the folK gene encoding 2-amino-4-hydroxy-6-hydroxymethyldihydropteridine diphosphokinase, with the protein MSKSVFDKISIKGLEVFANHGVYPEENKLGQKFVVNATLYVDTRKAGLSDDLDLSVNYGTVCHQITEFLTANTYKLIERAAEELSRHLLIQNPLVQEIDIEIEKPGAPIGLPLETVSVKIHRGWHQVAIALGSNIGDSRKYLDDAVRSIGELPDTEVLKVASYIVTKPYGGVEQDDFLNSAMTIRTLYTPEELLDKLHEIEKEAGRERIIHWGPRTLDLDILLYDDLVLDTPDLTIPHIEMHLRDFVLRPLAEIAPWLRHPVYGKTVAQMLSELNN; encoded by the coding sequence ATGAGCAAAAGTGTATTTGATAAGATAAGTATAAAGGGACTTGAAGTTTTTGCTAATCACGGAGTATATCCGGAAGAAAATAAGCTTGGACAGAAGTTCGTGGTTAATGCAACGCTTTATGTAGACACAAGGAAAGCCGGGCTTTCTGATGACCTTGACCTGTCGGTAAACTATGGCACAGTATGTCATCAGATCACAGAATTTCTGACAGCTAATACCTATAAGCTTATAGAAAGGGCGGCAGAAGAACTTTCAAGGCACCTCCTCATACAAAATCCCCTTGTTCAGGAGATAGATATAGAAATTGAAAAGCCAGGTGCACCTATTGGCCTTCCACTTGAAACCGTAAGTGTCAAGATTCACAGAGGCTGGCACCAGGTTGCTATAGCGCTTGGAAGTAACATTGGAGATTCCAGGAAATATCTTGATGATGCTGTTCGTAGCATAGGAGAGCTTCCTGACACTGAAGTTCTTAAAGTGGCTTCTTATATAGTAACTAAGCCTTATGGCGGCGTTGAGCAGGATGACTTTCTTAATAGCGCTATGACTATAAGGACTTTATATACTCCGGAAGAGCTTCTTGATAAGCTCCATGAGATTGAAAAAGAAGCAGGCCGCGAGCGCATAATCCACTGGGGCCCAAGAACACTTGATCTTGATATCCTTTTATATGATGATCTTGTACTTGATACTCCGGATCTTACAATCCCGCATATTGAGATGCATTTACGCGATTTTGTACTAAGACCCCTTGCAGAGATCGCACCATGGCTTAGACACCCTGTATATGGCAAGACTGTGGCGCAGATGCTGAGTGAACTTAATAACTAA
- a CDS encoding HD domain-containing protein: MIRKAEIDTLPRCQKIFEHPLYKKHFGNLQKLEADRIFCRHTFEHFMDVARIAYIMNLEKGLGISREIIYATALLHDIGRDEQYENGTPHDKASADISRCILPECGFNDDEIDLIIVAIMSHRGSGKLSDKMTLSEIIYIADKASRQCFMCKAQDECNWSMDKRNLEINI; encoded by the coding sequence ATGATCAGAAAAGCTGAAATAGATACGCTTCCCAGATGCCAGAAGATATTTGAACATCCTCTTTATAAAAAACATTTTGGAAATCTGCAAAAACTAGAAGCAGACAGGATCTTTTGCCGGCATACCTTTGAGCATTTTATGGATGTTGCAAGGATTGCTTATATTATGAATCTGGAGAAGGGGCTTGGGATATCAAGAGAAATCATATATGCTACAGCGCTTCTACATGATATAGGAAGAGATGAGCAATACGAAAATGGAACTCCTCATGATAAGGCAAGTGCAGATATTTCACGTTGTATACTACCTGAATGCGGATTTAATGATGATGAGATTGATCTTATAATTGTGGCTATCATGTCTCATAGAGGGTCAGGTAAACTATCTGATAAAATGACGCTTTCAGAAATAATCTATATAGCAGACAAGGCGTCACGCCAGTGCTTCATGTGTAAAGCTCAAGATGAATGCAACTGGAGTATGGATAAACGTAATCTTGAAATAAATATATAA
- a CDS encoding dihydropteroate synthase family protein, which yields MKIGNREFDLRGGAASEYKCYIMGILNVTPDSFFDGGKWNNLDSARAHVAQMIEEGADIIDVGGESTRPGHEQISIKEEIDRVVPFIEMIKKEFDIPVSIDSYKADVIEEALKAGADLVNDVWGFRYEKFYGDGLTKDSFSKDDLSNEISGSVNAGGSSIVTKIAQLTASYDVPCCLMHNRPDTDYTNYIEDVIKDLQDSVDIALRAGVSKDKIILDPGIGFAKNLEQNLILTNRLEELIGLGYPVLLATSNKSMIGLSLDLPSDQRVEGTLVTTVMGVMKGASMVRVHNIKENKRAIEMTRAILNEQKCI from the coding sequence ATGAAGATCGGTAATAGAGAATTTGATTTAAGAGGCGGCGCTGCCTCAGAATATAAATGCTATATAATGGGTATCCTCAATGTTACACCGGACTCCTTTTTTGACGGAGGTAAGTGGAACAATTTGGATAGCGCAAGAGCACATGTGGCTCAGATGATAGAAGAAGGCGCTGATATCATTGATGTTGGTGGAGAATCTACAAGACCCGGACATGAGCAGATATCAATTAAGGAAGAAATTGACAGAGTTGTACCTTTCATAGAGATGATCAAAAAGGAATTTGATATCCCTGTCTCCATCGACAGTTACAAGGCTGATGTAATAGAAGAGGCTTTGAAAGCCGGAGCAGACCTTGTTAATGACGTATGGGGCTTTAGATATGAGAAGTTCTATGGAGATGGACTTACTAAAGATTCTTTTTCTAAAGATGATCTTAGTAATGAAATAAGTGGCTCAGTCAATGCAGGCGGAAGCAGCATAGTTACAAAAATCGCGCAACTGACTGCAAGTTACGACGTTCCATGCTGCCTAATGCACAACAGACCTGATACAGATTATACTAATTATATAGAAGATGTCATCAAAGATTTACAGGACTCAGTTGATATAGCTTTAAGAGCAGGCGTAAGCAAAGATAAGATCATCCTTGATCCCGGAATTGGATTTGCCAAGAACCTTGAGCAGAACCTAATCCTTACAAACAGACTTGAAGAGCTGATAGGGCTTGGATATCCTGTACTTCTTGCAACATCCAACAAATCCATGATAGGTCTTTCTCTTGACCTTCCTTCAGATCAGAGAGTAGAAGGAACTTTAGTAACAACAGTAATGGGCGTTATGAAGGGCGCATCTATGGTCAGAGTCCATAATATTAAAGAAAATAAACGCGCAATAGAAATGACGAGGGCAATTCTCAATGAGCAAAAGTGTATTTGA